The window tgtgtttttcttaatttcagtttaaatatgtttaatttaatatttttaggtgtaaaatgaattgaggAGTATATacttattgaatttttattatatagtagtatatttttctattttaaattttatataattatattatttcttattttaattaatcaattaaaaatttaaaattgtatgacaaaaaaatattctgtcgtgcatcgcacgtgggttaaCACTAGTTATCATCAAAAGGAGACATGTGTGAAGAAAAACATAagatttggggaaaaaatttatatatgagCAAGCTGGTCCAattatgaaactaaaaaaaaatttatactatatagtagtactagtatatagtaTAATCTGTAGGAGTGATTATTTATGCAGTTGACCATAatgtttcaaataattttaatgacaTTTGAGTGGATTCATCTTGATTAGTACATGTCTTTATGTTTACACACAGTTAAAAGTGGGGGCTTTAGTGGTTACTTAAAGTAAGGAAATGGCATCTATTTGTCTTTGTCAACAATCAAATGATATAGCATCGCTAAACTAATTCTACAGTTTGATTGATTACTCTCGCACCTTGATGTTTAGGCTTGTTattacttattattattaattatttttttttaacacggattattattattattatttttatttattttattttattttaatcacaaaGGGGAGCATAGACAGTCATGTGTTGAATGATGGTGCCCCATAAGCTTAATTGGTAACAATCATTATggttttttcaaaaattatcttttaaCTTTATTCCACACTTCAATCCAAAAGTTCAATGATTAAACTTGTTAGAGATGCCCCAAAAATAGAACAGAAAAGCGATAATTACAGTTTTAACATAAATTCTTGTTCTTTTACCTTCGAAAATTATTACTTGCATcctaaaatatagtaattcattgaacaaaaatattgcagcctattaatattaataattaataatcatataaaataaaagaactataggaaaaccaaaaaaatattccgaTCAATTGACGTGGAAGATTGCACATTTGAACATAATATTCGCACCGACGGTATCTTCAAATGAAATGATACATAATTCAGAATAGAATTGCcgaaaaattatgattttttttgacaaacaCATTTAGAGCACAGAAATAAAATAACCGTAGCACGAtgttagaaaaataaaatctatcaTTATCTATACACATCAACTTCAAAATTTAACATAAgacaaattcaatttattacaGTTGAGAGTACTCCACAAACTAAGCACAATGGAAATTCATGTGAATAATCCATAAATATCCCAATGTATGAATAATTACAGTCTTgccaaattttcatttaagaAGTTTAACCTAACATGActtcttaaaaatagatgTGTTGCCAAACTCTCATATAACACGTTAGATAACGAAATCATTGTCTATATTCCCACAAgatgtatttatttgtttactaatttaataagtCATCAAGATTCAGTTATTTAGCTTTAAATATGCGATCTGCTTTGTGAAACATAGCCTTACAACGAAGCAAATCTTGCTAGGAAAAGCTGCTAGTTAAgctaattagtagtagtatttaacagttcattttatattggaatttatttatgcaacTTGTGTCATGATGGGATTCATAACGTTTAGATGCATTACTGCATTTGTGTATATGTCGTTTTCTTTGATAAAAACACAACGTATTTAATCGAATATACACGATCGATCTCTATTTATACATGCCATAACTTGTAGAAATGTCAGGACTAGAGTGTAAACCCCCACTACATATATAGATGGACAATGTAGAAAGTGAACACAATAGATTCAACTGAaatgattttgaaatgaaaagataGTTTAAGGATTGATTATTAGCATGAAACATAATACAacttgcaaaaaaaaatttaattttttctataaaccTTGAACTGGTACATATTATTatgagttttataaaaaaaataatttttttctataaaccTTGAACTTGGTACATCCGTAGCCGCAATACTCCAGCTACACCATATTTCACTCATTTGAACTCTACTTTTGAACTTGAGAGCAACCACTATCTGATTCTTGCTCCTATAACCATCAAGGTTGCTTACAACAAGATGAATTGACCAAGGGTGGATCTTTTGTCCATAATATTAACAGACACAACCCTAAATCTTCAAATGTCCATTTTTCTCATAACAAAACTTCATCTCTGATTGTGCCAATCTATTACTTCACATCTCAATGGTAATTTTTAAAGACCAATTCAAGGTCGATGCATGTATTGACTCACAACCCTAAACTGACCCACAATTCTAACTACATACTGTTATGAGAAAGCTAATAAATGTTTCTACTGAAAGATGATATCTACATCGATCCACCAATTaatatccaattttaaaatactagcACTAGGCCTAACTCCAAATATTATTCACCCATAATTCATAAATGTGTTGCTTGTTTGCTATCAAACTACACAGAGTACAATACATACACACCTATGTATATTGGTTGTATAACTAACACCTAAAACATTGATTGTTGAGATGACTTTTAACTATCAATTCATTGTTCATCTCCATCTTATCttcatagtagtatttcatCATATCAACTTGATTACAATTCAATACTCCACTATACTATTTAATGCATTCCAATATCTTATGCCATATAGAGTGCATATGGGGTAAAAGAATAATGTGAAAACGCTATTTGATTTCCTAAAGCTCGGAGCTTGAGTATCTCAAACACATAACTGTTTTTATACCATTATATGAGGCAATGAGCCTTGACATGTTCCATAAATTTTGGATTGTTAGACGACCTCACACAAGTTTTATATTGTAGCgctaattattaaaatttacatacataatcaaaattattgtagtgttcatatatatattgaccGTAGTAGTCAAGCgaaaaattaaactagaatacttttttttaagtaattaaacataaataaaataacccATGTTCTTTCAAAGTCCACATTAATTATCAATGAATTGAGAAGGCAATAAGTCAAATACCtacccactttctattttttcttgtttctcacgattgtttaattagttttaaagaTATGGAGGCCCATTGGTGAATGATTTAAATGTGGTGGCGAAAGATTCATGCGATTCTATGCTACaattaatcacaaattttaatgtcacGCCCAATAAACCAACTCATCTACTTTTGCTCCTTATTATTTAATCTTTAGTGACTTCGATTTCGATTTCGACTTCGACTTCGACTTcgttcattttcattttccctttctcttctctttttcttttcatacaCTAACGCTAGTCGGAAATAATACGGATAGTAATGTGATGTACACAAAAAATTGTTCTCTTAAAGAATAGAAAATCTAGTATATGTTGCAATGGACGTTACTTATGTGATCACTTGTACAACAACTCTACACTTCTTCATCTATATTTCAtctcaaaaattagaaatattgattatgtTATTGACATAAATTGATAATGTAGTACTATACATTGATCAGTGAATAAAAACTTATTAATTTCttgcatgaaaaaatattctgaaatctacaaaagtttataatttgtgTTTCAAGAGAtcatatgtattttaattgtaatagtaatgatttagaaaaatttactaaatatgATCAAGTAAATCTTTTCCCTTTATCAGATGTGAcaaatatatgtttattttcataaagGTAATACTTTTTAATTCATATGTTCAATTATTTAACTCTTTAACACCACTTGataatcatcaaaataaatatggaaatattagtataaagtTTATTGTACACAGAGATAGTATAGTgtaagtaaatatttttaaattaaaataatgaatcgGGTAAACCTTGATATTTTGATACACTCCATAGTAACATATAACTACTATTTggaataattaatactccattgtctcataataagagtcacactttgccATTTTGATCGAGTGATTCGAGTCGAATTTATTTACTAGAATTTATACTTATCTTCCAGTTAGAAATAATAACTTGTAGTAAAACTGATAGTCAATTTTCTCCCTCAATAATTAAcgttttcatttcatttacaGAATGTGAATGATGGAAGACAGTTATCCTATCTTTGTCATAGCAtgcttgttttctttttcacacTATTTGTATCATAGCTTTTTGTATTATGCGTATTCCTCCATCTTAGTAACAGTTAgtattttcaataatataaatatagccatataattttttactacattttttttcgaAGGATTGTTACCATTTTTTAGACAGATAACTATATAGTcactttcaagtttcaacggATAATTAGTAAATACTGAATACTGATATTGATTTCTCAACACCTATTTTTGAGGAAATACAGATACTACATAAATGCCGattatattgttattattgCTCGTAAACGCAATTAATTACACAACTTTCAAAATCTGGGCATCTTATAGTTACTTCTAcataaagaaaagtgattttgatttatatcaGGATATATAAATGATATTCGTATGAACTCCACCTTACAAAATGTAGGACTAAAAACAAACGCATATTCTATCTATTTGAttcgaaaaataaaacaaagtcGCCCCATTCATtagcaaagaaaaaaaagaaaaaaaatacttatacaaataatatttaaagatATAATTAAAGAGAGTAGTGTGAGTGATGAGTACTCGCCATTTTCTCTACCCAATAAAGTGGTGACATGAAACTCCACGCATAATATATCCGTTGTCAAAATCTTCTTAAATCATAATGTAACGCtgatttttctcatttcttttctaaaatctcataAACCTTAAAGACGCGTATACATACACACAATTTCAATCTGTATGTATAGTTTCATAGTTTCCATAAAAGTTTTTTCACCACTCTCCTTTTACAGACTTCTGTCACACTGACAAAGCACCAAAGACTGATAATGCTGATGACCCTtcaaagataaagagagagaaaggggagACTCACAGAGAATAATGTCTCAGAATTTgttgaaagagagagaagctATGGGGTGAATGTGAGAATCTAGCGCCTGCTGCTGATCAAGTTTCTCAGTTTTTTTGTGAGTCTTTTTTTTGGGTAGTtgtaaaaatttgatctttgttttattttgtatggaTATTAGTTGAAAGATTCAATCTTGGAGTTTTCTGAGAGGCCCATTTTCATGAATGGCTTCATATTGTGCTTGGCGGCtctgattttttgttttatttttatcatttaaatgcTTTCTGCTACTGTAATAAATTTTGTGTAGTTTGTTTAGGAAGTTGTTGATCTGTGTGCTCACTGTAGTGAACTGCATTTTGTTTACCAGTTCTGATCAAGAAGGTAAACCATATGCCCTTGCTCGAAAAAGTCCTGCATCTTGTGAAGTCATAgttaaaattttggttttttactGTCTGCCATTTTTGGGATTGCAGAGCCTAACATACAAGGATCAATTTTTTGAGGCTGAACTAGCACATTATTTGCTCGTAGCCAGAGTTATGGCAGCGTTATCACATTCAGAATCGAGGCGGTTATATTCTTGGTGGTGGGATAGCCACAACAGCCCTAAGAACTCTAAATGGCTCCATGACAATCTAACAGGTTCATTTTTCTGCTATGAATGTTTGTGAGTTTAGTTTTAAACTTCTTCTATCTGATTGATAGGAAGATCCAGTTTCCTATATAAGTATCAATGTGATATACATCTTCACTAGATTGATGCTTTTGCTTgctattttcttctcttttgtatATGCTGACCTATGTTTCATGATATATCAGATATTGATTCCaaagtaaaatttatgatCAAGCTACTTGAAGAGGATGCGGATTCATTCGCTAGAAGGGCTGAGATGTACTACAAGAAACGGCCCGAGTTGATGAAATTAGTTGAGGAATTCTACAGGGCATATCGTGCACTAGCTGAAAGATACAATCACGCAACAGGGGAGTTGCGCCATGCCCATCGGACCTTAGCAAAGGCGTTTCCTGACCAAGTACCTGTCGATATGGTTGAAGATTCGCCTTCAAAACCTCCTCGCACACCAGAAACAAGAATAGTCCGTGCATTGTTTGGCTCAGGTGACTTGCATGGGCTTAAAGATGATCAACTAGGGGGAGACGAAGAAGATTCAAACTCTATTGAAAGGACCCCGGTTTTTCATGCTCAAGTGCTGAAATTTTCAAACGAAAATCATGAGGCCGTGAAGGAGGCTGGAAGAGCTGGAGAAGCTGAAAGTGAAGTCGAGAGCTTGAGACGTGCACTTGCTGATATCCGAGCTGAAAAGGAGAGTGTCCTTGTCCAGTATCAACGGTGTCTGGCAGAGCTATCCAGTGTCGAGGTAGAGCTCAACAATGCCAAGGATGACTCTATCGAGCTCAATGAGAGAGCTAGCAGAGCTGAGATAGAAGTTCAGACGTTGAAGGAAGCTCTTGTTCAGTTAGAGGCCGAGAATAATGCTGGGCTCATTAAACACAACGAGTACTTGGAGAAGATAGCAAATTTGGAAGAGAATCGCAGGGAATTGAAAGACGAAATATGTAGATTGGAGCGTGAAAACGAAGAAGATTATAAACAATGTCTTGAGAAGATATCAGTTCTCGAGAATCTGATCACCATTCTTGAAAATGAGGCTCGACTGCTCAAGAAACAAGCAGAGTCAGCTGAAACCCAAGTCTCCGAGCTTCAACAGTCCCTTGCAGATCTCAACAAGGAGAAAGAAGCATCTGCACTCCGCTACAAATGCTGCTTGGAGACAATTTCCAAGCTCGAGAAGGACTTGACGTGTGCGAAAGAGGAAGTCAAGCGCCTTAACAATGATGTTTTGATTGGAAATCTGAAGCTGAGGACTGCTGAAGACAAGTCTTTGCTATTGGAGATGTCGAACCTTTCGCTGCAAACAGAGGCTGAGAAACTGGAAAAGAAGATTGCTGCCAAGGATCAAGAGCTTTCACGGAAGCAGGAGGAGTTGGAGAGCCTCCAAACGTGCCTGCAAGATGAACACTCGCGTCGTGCAAAAGTTGAGGCCACTCTTCAGGACCTGCATTCTCAATCTCGAGATGATCAGAGAGCTCTTAAGCTTGAGCTGGAAAACGTGCTCCACACGCTCAAGGACTTGGAAGCAAGCAAAGTAGGACTTGAAGAAGAGATTTGTCAGGTTCGGGAAGAGAATCAAAGCCTGAGTGGAGCAAACTCATCTTCGGTGGAGAAAATGCAAAATGAAATCCTTACCTTGAGAGAGATCAAGGAGAGACTCGAGAAAGAAGTTTCACGCCACAGCGACCTAAGTAATTCCCTCGAGCAGGAGATAACGCGTATGGAAGAGGAAATCGAAGGGCTGAATAGGAGCTATCAGGCTTTAGTCGAACAAGTAGAAGCAGCAGGTCTGAGCAAAAACTGTGTAACGAGTTCGATAAAGAGCTTGCAGAATGAGAACTCAATGCTGAGGGAGATGAATGAGGAGGTGAGTAACGAGAGACAAATCCTGTCGAGTAAGCTGGAGAGCATGCAGGAACTTTTGGATAAAAAGGTGGTCCTAGAAAGCTCGATCTCGTGCTTGCAGAGTGAGCTGGAGGGCTCACGAGAAACGGTTAAAGCATTGCAGGAATCTTGCCGGTTTCTCCAAGAAGAAAAGGCCACATTCATGTCCGAGAAagcttctcttctttctcagTTGAAGGCTACGACCGATAATATGCACAACCTGTTGGAAAGAAATGCTGTTGTTGAGAATACCCTCTGCAATGCAAGAGGTGAACTTGAAGGTTTGAGGGAGAAATCCAAGGGATTGGAAGAAATGTGTGAATTGCTTAAGAATGAAAGGTCTCATCTTTTGGAGGAAAGGATTAGCTTGGCGACCAGGTTGGAAAACGTTGAGAGAAGACTAGAAACCTTAGAGAAGAAATATACCGGGCTTGAAGACAAATGCATGAGCCTCGAGAGAGAAAAGGAGGGAGTTCACTGTCAAGTCGAAGAACTCAAAATATCGTTGTTTATGGAGAAGCAAGAACGAAGTTCCTCCCAGCTTCAGAGTGACACTAGATTGGCTGGACTAGAAGACCAGATTCATTTCCTGAAACAAGAAAATAGCTGGAAAAATAAGGAATACGAAGAGGAACTCGAGAAATCACTTAAAGCTCAGTTTGAGATATCCGTCTTGCACAAATTTATGAAAGATATGGAAGAGAAGAACTGCTCTCTCATCATTGAGTGCCAAAAACACGTTGAGGCATCCAAATTGGCGGAGAAATTGATCTCGGAGCTGGAGAGTGAGAGCCTTGAGCAGCAAGTAGAAGCTGAAGTCTTGTTGGATGAAATCGAGAGACTCAGATTGAGCATTCACCAGGTTTTCAGGGCGCTTGAAGCTGATCCGGACTGTCATCCCGAGGATAAGATGGAGAACACCGTGCACCATATTATCGAAACTATTGAAGATATGAAAAGTTCCATATCAAGCCACGAGGATGAAAAGCAGCTGCTCTTGGTTGAGAACTCTGTTCTCCTGACCCTCCTC is drawn from Salvia hispanica cultivar TCC Black 2014 chromosome 6, UniMelb_Shisp_WGS_1.0, whole genome shotgun sequence and contains these coding sequences:
- the LOC125194601 gene encoding protein NETWORKED 1A-like produces the protein MAALSHSESRRLYSWWWDSHNSPKNSKWLHDNLTDIDSKVKFMIKLLEEDADSFARRAEMYYKKRPELMKLVEEFYRAYRALAERYNHATGELRHAHRTLAKAFPDQVPVDMVEDSPSKPPRTPETRIVRALFGSGDLHGLKDDQLGGDEEDSNSIERTPVFHAQVLKFSNENHEAVKEAGRAGEAESEVESLRRALADIRAEKESVLVQYQRCLAELSSVEVELNNAKDDSIELNERASRAEIEVQTLKEALVQLEAENNAGLIKHNEYLEKIANLEENRRELKDEICRLERENEEDYKQCLEKISVLENLITILENEARLLKKQAESAETQVSELQQSLADLNKEKEASALRYKCCLETISKLEKDLTCAKEEVKRLNNDVLIGNLKLRTAEDKSLLLEMSNLSLQTEAEKLEKKIAAKDQELSRKQEELESLQTCLQDEHSRRAKVEATLQDLHSQSRDDQRALKLELENVLHTLKDLEASKVGLEEEICQVREENQSLSGANSSSVEKMQNEILTLREIKERLEKEVSRHSDLSNSLEQEITRMEEEIEGLNRSYQALVEQVEAAGLSKNCVTSSIKSLQNENSMLREMNEEVSNERQILSSKLESMQELLDKKVVLESSISCLQSELEGSRETVKALQESCRFLQEEKATFMSEKASLLSQLKATTDNMHNLLERNAVVENTLCNARGELEGLREKSKGLEEMCELLKNERSHLLEERISLATRLENVERRLETLEKKYTGLEDKCMSLEREKEGVHCQVEELKISLFMEKQERSSSQLQSDTRLAGLEDQIHFLKQENSWKNKEYEEELEKSLKAQFEISVLHKFMKDMEEKNCSLIIECQKHVEASKLAEKLISELESESLEQQVEAEVLLDEIERLRLSIHQVFRALEADPDCHPEDKMENTVHHIIETIEDMKSSISSHEDEKQLLLVENSVLLTLLKQLESKGMEFELQRKTLEQEFKTMSAMAETENEKLQELNGVLKSDVCESRQHAAMLEVELESLTIKQADLHKSYNTLEAAYLQVSRDNTNLLNKFSVLKEEKQKVDQHSNAALLECLATANESVVFRSFIEEKSSHVKSLLSDLRRQHQINCGFEREMSALVEKLELQKAENQLLKDAVQKLEGEMQGMREYNVEMKEEIMSGKQTLLQTEGKLLDAETRLQSVEKFNLELCTTVDELKTDILESVQMKETLEKDIIRLSEANTAQREEMKSLNVLKMNVESELSQLREQMEEKTVREQALCSDLKEKSNEFELWEAEATVFYFDLQISSIREVLFKNKLQELSGVCQKLENENASKTSQVEQMKGEISSMENEIGGLKSQLHAYDPVISALREDIMLLEHNALLQTKLKASRDHEPEILEVVGDDSEVAVEDSSLVATTCEEQKM